Within the Pseudomonadota bacterium genome, the region GACGACGAGCTTGCGCTCGCTCATGGAACGACCAGGCTCATGGAACGACCAGGCTCATGGAACGACCAGGCTCATCGGCCGGCAAGCCCATCGAGCTTGCAGATGATCGAGAGCATGACTTCGTCCGCACCCCCACCTATGGAGGCGAGCCTGCCATCACGATACAGGCGGCTGACGCTGGCTTCCCACATGTATCCCATGCCACCCCAAAA harbors:
- a CDS encoding acyl-CoA dehydrogenase, with amino-acid sequence FWGGMGYMWEASVSRLYRDGRLASIGGGADEVMLSIICKLDGLAGR